The following coding sequences lie in one Arachis ipaensis cultivar K30076 chromosome B03, Araip1.1, whole genome shotgun sequence genomic window:
- the LOC107632639 gene encoding uncharacterized protein LOC107632639 gives MVIFPNSSVYISYICKRTITSAKRRIRELKNKRLVMAKHLHQDMIELLNNINGHEDIALNKAAQLYQDKSLIRAYGLLDHYCDFILKKLSFIRRHKKCPDDVNEAVSSLIFASARCGNDLPELYVLRKLFGQRYGHQFVTASVELSSGNLVNKELKEILRPPVIYVPEHVRYRKADEIARDNCQQQPEILAIEQSQVEEENKQYQIVPSDTFTVPESTSSIDASSALVVSSFQQEEEFTTEKISIAVSDYSENKAEIMALVPSTETLNLPPHHETKVDDPLDDETDVDQEQKSSHIRSSSRKSRMLFENQCLMDIGQYHRSPGRSSSSSSSDHKYGYTQKRIKQSSNLDMCQCSLDQPCYCFVYYDEDSFEALSNKQMELVTNTNDGESTRYNGAFGELLLTYPGFHHHGGKPKTELVETLETSQLVSSAFPSSRTKAHVSRAATMPPERHNNRDDKILRTYSLSPRQPKHVHPKLPEYEDIYAKFTALKRERLETKDRKQ, from the exons ATGGTGATATTCCCAAATTCTAGTGTCTATATCTCATATATATG CAAGAGGACGATAACAAGTGCAAAGCGTAGAATAAGAGAACTCAAGAACAAGAGGCTTGTAATGGCAAAGCACTTACACCAAGACATGATTGAGTTGTTAAACAATATTAATGGCCATGAAGATATTGCTCTTAACAAG GCCGCGCAACTATATCAAGATAAAAGCCTCATTAGAGCATATGGATTGTTAGATCACTACTGTGACTTCATCCTTAAGAAACTCTCCTTTATAAGACGACACAA GAAGTGCCCTGATGATGTTAATGAAGCAGTATCAAGTCTCATATTTGCTTCTGCAAGATGCGGCAACGATCTTCCGGAGCTTTATGTACTTAGGAAGCTTTTTGGACAGCGTTACGGTCACCAATTTGTAACTGCATCAGTTGAACTCTCTTCTGGGAATCTTGTAAACAAAGAG TTAAAAGAGATTCTCCGACCCCCAGTAATTTATGTGCCAGAACATGTCCGGTATAGGAAGGCTGATGAAATAGCAAGGGATAATTGCCAACAACAACCTGAGATCTTAGCTATAGAACAATCTCAG GTGGAGGAAGAGAATAAACAGTACCAAATAGTACCAAGTGACACTTTCACTGTGCCAGAATCAACTTCCTCAATTGATGCCTCTTCTGCGTTGGTGGTGTCTAGTTTTCAGCAAGAGGAAGAGTTTACTACTGAGAAAATCTCCATTGCAGTTTCTGATTACTCAGAAAACAAAGCGGAAATTATGGCTTTGGTGCCATCTACAGAGACATTAAATTTGCCACCACATCATGAAACAAAGGTAGATGATCCTCTTGATGATGAAACTGATGTGGATCAAGAACAAAAATCATCACACATAAGGAGCTCATCAAGAAAAAGCAGAATGCTATTTGAAAACCAATGCCTTATGGATATTGGACAGTATCACAGATCACCAGGCAGGAGTAGTAGTAGTTCTTCCTCTGATCATAAATATGGTTATACCCAAAAGAGAATTAAGCAATCTTCCAACTTAGATATGTGTCAATGCAGCTTAGACCAACCTTGTTACTGCTTTGTATACTATGATGAAGATAGCTTTGAAGCATTATCAAACAAGCAAATGGAGTTGGTTACAAATACAAATGATGGAGAAAGTACTAGGTATAATGGTGCATTTGGGGAACTTTTACTCACATATCCAGGTTTCCATCACCATGGAGGAAAACCAAAAACTGAATTGGTGGAAACATTGGAGACATCCCAACTGGTCAGCTCTGCTTTTCCCAGTTCAAGGACTAAAGCTCATGTCTCGCGAGCCGCGACTATGCCGCCGGAGAGGCACAACAACCGCGACGACAAGATCTTAAGAACATACTCACTCTCTCCTCGGCAGCCGAAGCATGTTCATCCAAAGTTGCCTGAGTACGAAGACATATATGCTAAGTTCACTGCTCTCAAGAGAGAACGCCTAGAaaccaaagatagaaaacaatag